In a genomic window of Mesoplasma tabanidae:
- the gyrB gene encoding DNA topoisomerase (ATP-hydrolyzing) subunit B, whose protein sequence is MAEQNYGAESIKVLKGLEAVRKRPGMYIGSTSKAGLHHLVWEIMDNSVDEAMAGFANKIILTITKEGEIIVQDNGRGIPVGIQADSGKSALELVFTQLHAGGKFDSDSYKISGGLHGVGASVVNALSLYVDVQVKREGKIHHQVFSGGGTQQTEIEIIGETSETGTIVRFKPDPEIFLEGTEFDYETIRNKVKQLSYLNKGLVIELNDLRIDKHVEYHFPNGILDYVKEKNETKVKINPSIFYVDDKHEDIEVEVALQYNAEYQENLITFVNNINTHEGGTHEDGLRQSLVRVINRYAEKVATGNKPAAKYSWDDIKEGMVCIVSIRHTDPQYEGQTKTKLANPDAKKAVDAVVGEAFEEFLLKSPEDAKAIIDKNANAQKARIAAQRAREETRRKSALDTFSLPGKLADCESKDPEIAELYLVEGDSAGGSAKTGRNRRFQAILPLRGKVLNVERVAEVRAFANNEIKSIVTAIGTGIKEDIDLTKLRYGKIVIMTDADVDGAHIRTLLLTFFYRYMKQLVVDGHVYIAQPPLYKIEAGKKVAYAYSDAELDELKAGDFKDSRFTIQRYKGLGEMDPIQLWETTMDPERRTMLQIKLEDAAIANEVFSDLMGEDPELRRNYIQENAEFVENIDF, encoded by the coding sequence ACAAAATTATGGTGCTGAATCGATTAAAGTTCTTAAGGGTTTAGAAGCTGTTAGAAAACGTCCAGGTATGTATATTGGATCAACTTCTAAAGCAGGTCTACACCACTTAGTTTGAGAAATCATGGATAACTCAGTTGATGAAGCTATGGCAGGATTTGCAAACAAAATTATTTTAACTATCACTAAAGAAGGAGAAATTATCGTTCAAGATAATGGGCGTGGTATTCCTGTTGGTATACAAGCTGACTCAGGGAAATCAGCTTTAGAATTAGTTTTTACTCAGTTGCATGCTGGGGGAAAATTTGACTCAGATTCATATAAAATTTCAGGAGGATTACATGGGGTTGGAGCTTCAGTTGTTAATGCTTTATCTTTATATGTTGATGTTCAAGTTAAACGTGAAGGAAAAATTCATCATCAAGTTTTTAGTGGTGGGGGAACTCAACAAACTGAAATTGAAATTATTGGTGAAACAAGTGAAACAGGAACAATTGTTAGATTTAAACCAGATCCAGAGATTTTTTTAGAAGGAACTGAATTTGATTATGAAACAATTAGAAATAAAGTTAAGCAACTTTCATATTTAAACAAAGGTTTAGTTATTGAATTAAATGATTTAAGAATTGATAAACATGTTGAATACCATTTCCCAAACGGTATTTTAGATTATGTAAAAGAAAAAAATGAAACAAAAGTAAAAATTAACCCAAGCATTTTCTATGTTGATGATAAACATGAAGATATTGAAGTTGAGGTTGCATTGCAATACAACGCAGAATATCAAGAAAACTTAATTACATTTGTTAACAATATTAATACGCATGAAGGTGGAACTCATGAAGATGGTTTAAGACAATCTTTAGTTAGAGTTATTAACCGTTATGCTGAAAAAGTTGCAACAGGTAACAAGCCAGCTGCAAAATACTCTTGAGATGATATTAAAGAAGGTATGGTATGTATAGTTTCAATTAGACATACAGATCCTCAATATGAAGGACAAACTAAAACTAAGTTAGCTAACCCTGATGCTAAAAAGGCTGTTGATGCAGTTGTTGGTGAAGCGTTTGAAGAGTTCTTATTAAAATCACCTGAAGATGCAAAAGCAATCATTGATAAAAATGCTAATGCTCAAAAAGCTAGAATAGCAGCACAAAGAGCTAGAGAAGAAACTAGAAGAAAATCAGCACTTGATACATTCTCACTTCCTGGTAAATTAGCAGATTGTGAAAGTAAAGATCCAGAAATTGCTGAACTTTACTTAGTCGAAGGGGATTCAGCTGGTGGTTCAGCAAAAACTGGACGTAACCGTAGATTCCAAGCTATATTACCTTTAAGAGGAAAAGTTTTAAACGTTGAGCGTGTAGCTGAAGTTAGAGCTTTTGCAAATAATGAGATTAAATCAATTGTTACAGCAATTGGTACAGGTATTAAAGAAGACATTGATTTAACAAAATTAAGATATGGAAAAATTGTTATTATGACTGATGCTGATGTCGATGGAGCTCATATTCGTACATTATTACTAACATTCTTCTATAGATACATGAAACAATTAGTTGTTGATGGTCACGTGTATATTGCACAACCACCGCTTTACAAAATTGAAGCTGGTAAAAAAGTTGCTTATGCATATAGTGATGCTGAGCTTGATGAATTAAAAGCAGGTGACTTTAAAGATTCAAGATTTACAATCCAACGTTATAAAGGACTTGGAGAAATGGACCCAATTCAATTATGGGAAACAACAATGGATCCTGAAAGACGTACTATGTTGCAAATTAAATTAGAGGATGCTGCAATCGCTAATGAAGTTTTTTCAGACTTAATGGGAGAAGACCCTGAGTTAAGAAGAAATTATATTCAAGAAAATGCAGAGTTTGTTGAAAACATTGACTTTTAG
- the gyrA gene encoding DNA gyrase subunit A: MSEKNLEHNHGIIKGIDIAAEVRKDFLEYSMSVIVSRALPDLKDGLKPVHRRIIYAMNDLGITADKPHKKSARIVGEVIGKYHPHGDTAVYDSMVRMAQDFSYRYPLVDGHGNFGSIDGDGAAAMRYTEARLAKVSNFIIKDIDMNTVPFVDNYDASEREPAYLTGYFPNLLANGAMGIAVGMATSIPPHNLREVISAIHAFIDNREITIDEILDNHIMGPDFPTGALMTNGIRMREGYKTGRGAVTIRAKVALEENDRHARFIITEIPYQTNKAKLIERIAELVKTKQLEGISDIRDESNYEGIRIVIELRRDSNPDVVLSKLYKFTNLQTTYSLNLLSLHNNIPVLLDLKSIIKHYVDFQINVIIKRSIFEKDKIEKRYHILEALDTALDNIDAIVNILRNSPESNEAKMKLTEAFGFDEEQNKAILDMRLQRLVGLERGKIQQEMAQIKERIDYLTLLISDETEQNNVLKNQLSEIAEKFGDNRRTETIDEGLMDIEDEELIPDVRTMILLSEEGYIRRVDPEEFRVQKRGGRGVSVNSSNEDPIVIATMGKMRDWVLFFTNSGKVFRTKAYNIRQYSRTARGLPIVNFLNGLTGGDKITAILPLRNVKEKMNYLTFITEKGMIKKTDISLFDNINKNGKIAINLKEDDQLVTVFATTGEDTIFVANKSGKVIRIQENIVRPLSRTASGVKAIKLDEKDVVVGAVSSFGIENITTISSKGSFKKTNIDEYRISGRNGKGIKVMNLNEKTGDFKSIIAARETDLVCIISTDGNLIKTKASDIPVLGRAAAGVRGIRLSEGNKIQAVMLEYRKHGEENQEFEED; this comes from the coding sequence ATGAGTGAAAAAAACTTAGAACATAACCACGGTATTATCAAAGGGATTGATATCGCTGCTGAGGTTAGAAAAGACTTTTTAGAATATTCAATGTCTGTTATTGTTAGTCGTGCGCTTCCAGACTTGAAAGATGGTTTAAAACCTGTTCACCGTCGTATTATTTATGCGATGAATGATTTAGGAATTACTGCAGATAAACCACACAAAAAATCAGCACGTATTGTTGGGGAAGTTATTGGTAAATACCACCCTCATGGTGATACAGCGGTTTATGACTCAATGGTAAGAATGGCACAAGACTTTTCATACCGTTACCCACTAGTTGATGGACATGGTAACTTTGGTTCAATCGATGGTGATGGAGCTGCTGCTATGCGTTATACTGAGGCTAGATTAGCTAAAGTATCAAACTTCATTATTAAAGATATTGATATGAATACAGTTCCTTTTGTTGATAATTATGATGCTAGTGAAAGAGAACCTGCTTATTTAACAGGTTATTTCCCGAACTTATTAGCAAATGGAGCTATGGGTATTGCTGTTGGAATGGCAACAAGTATCCCGCCGCACAACTTAAGAGAAGTAATTAGTGCTATTCATGCTTTCATTGACAATAGAGAAATCACAATTGATGAAATTTTAGATAACCACATTATGGGACCAGATTTCCCTACAGGTGCATTAATGACAAATGGAATTAGAATGCGTGAAGGATATAAAACTGGTAGAGGTGCTGTAACAATTCGTGCTAAAGTAGCTCTTGAAGAAAATGATCGTCATGCAAGATTTATTATTACTGAAATTCCATACCAAACCAATAAAGCTAAATTAATTGAAAGAATTGCTGAATTAGTTAAAACAAAACAATTAGAAGGAATTTCAGATATTCGTGATGAATCTAACTATGAAGGTATTAGAATTGTTATTGAATTAAGACGTGATTCAAATCCAGATGTTGTTTTATCTAAGTTATACAAATTTACTAATTTACAAACAACATACTCATTAAATTTATTATCATTGCACAATAACATTCCTGTGTTATTGGATTTAAAATCAATTATTAAACATTATGTTGATTTCCAAATTAATGTAATTATTAAGCGTTCAATTTTTGAAAAAGATAAAATTGAAAAACGCTACCATATCTTAGAAGCTTTAGACACAGCATTAGATAATATTGATGCTATTGTTAATATTTTAAGAAACTCACCAGAATCTAATGAAGCTAAAATGAAATTAACAGAAGCATTTGGATTTGATGAAGAACAAAACAAAGCTATCTTAGATATGAGATTACAACGTTTAGTTGGATTAGAACGTGGAAAAATTCAACAAGAAATGGCTCAAATCAAAGAAAGAATAGATTATTTAACATTATTAATTTCTGATGAAACAGAACAAAATAATGTTCTTAAAAATCAATTATCTGAAATTGCTGAAAAGTTTGGTGATAACAGAAGAACTGAAACTATTGATGAAGGATTAATGGACATTGAAGATGAAGAATTAATCCCAGATGTTAGAACAATGATTCTTTTAAGTGAAGAAGGATACATTCGTCGTGTTGATCCAGAAGAGTTTAGAGTGCAAAAGCGTGGAGGTAGAGGAGTTAGTGTTAACTCATCTAATGAAGATCCAATTGTAATTGCTACAATGGGTAAAATGCGTGACTGAGTATTATTCTTTACTAATTCAGGAAAAGTATTTAGAACTAAAGCATACAACATTAGACAATACTCACGTACAGCACGTGGATTACCAATTGTTAACTTCTTAAATGGACTAACAGGTGGAGATAAAATTACGGCTATCCTACCTTTAAGAAATGTAAAAGAAAAGATGAATTACTTGACTTTCATTACTGAAAAAGGAATGATTAAAAAAACAGATATTTCATTGTTTGATAACATTAATAAAAATGGTAAGATTGCTATTAACTTAAAAGAAGATGATCAATTAGTAACGGTCTTTGCTACAACTGGAGAAGATACAATTTTCGTTGCTAACAAATCTGGAAAAGTGATTAGAATCCAAGAAAACATTGTTAGACCGCTTTCAAGAACAGCATCAGGGGTTAAAGCTATTAAACTTGATGAAAAAGATGTTGTGGTTGGAGCAGTAAGTTCATTTGGAATTGAAAATATTACTACTATTTCATCAAAAGGAAGTTTCAAGAAAACTAACATTGATGAATACAGAATTTCAGGTCGTAATGGAAAAGGAATTAAAGTAATGAACCTAAACGAAAAAACAGGTGACTTTAAATCAATTATTGCAGCTAGAGAAACTGATTTAGTATGTATTATTTCAACAGATGGAAACTTAATTAAAACAAAAGCATCTGACATTCCTGTTTTAGGAAGAGCAGCAGCTGGGGTTAGAGGTATTCGTCTAAGTGAAGGAAATAAAATTCAGGCAGTGATGTTAGAATATCGTAAACACGGTGAAGAAAACCAAGAATTTGAGGAAGATTAG